A single window of Eleginops maclovinus isolate JMC-PN-2008 ecotype Puerto Natales chromosome 19, JC_Emac_rtc_rv5, whole genome shotgun sequence DNA harbors:
- the slc2a2 gene encoding solute carrier family 2, facilitated glucose transporter member 2 has product MESGKQLTGTLALAVFTAALGSLQYGYSLGVINAPQKVIQNYYGRSLGVWSERTAVLSENSTEEEEYSGAGHHPAVIIYWSLSVAIFSIGGMLSSFLVGYVGDLRGRIKGMLMVNVLAVAAGLLMGLCKIWKPHIMVISGRAVMGFYCGLTSGLVPMYIGEIAPKAYRGALGTLHQLAIVIGILISQVIGLDFILGNAVMWPLMLGLSGAPAVLQSLLLPLCPESPRYLYIVQGKEQEARKSLLRLKGEYDPTPDLEEMRREKEEADKEPRVSIISLIRSSMYRQQLIVALMMHLSQQLSGINAIFYYSTAIFTRAGVGQPVYATIGVGVINTIFTMVSVALVDKAGRRTLTLVGLGGMCCCAVAMTVGLKFQGDYPWMSYFSMTAIFLFVSFFEIGPGPIPWFIVAELFSQGPRPAAIALAGCCNWTSNFIIGMTFQYIQEWLGPYVFILFAGLLLGFTVFIYLRVPETKGQSFEEIAAVFQKGQKKLVQGPRDATELQELKTSTDA; this is encoded by the exons GTCATTCAAAACTATTATGGCCGTTCTCTGGGGGTGTGGTCAGAGAGGACTGCTGTCCTGTCAGAAAACagcacagaggaagaagagtactcaggggcgggacatcaccCTGCTGTGATCATTTATTGGTCACTGTCGGTGGCAATCTTCTCCATCGGAGGCATGTTATCATCCTTCCTGGTGGGATATGTGGGAGACCTGAGAGGGAG GATAAAGGGCATGTTGATGGTGAATGTTCTTGCAGTAGCAGCAGGGTTGCTGATGGGTCTTTGCAAAATTTGGAAACCTCACATCATGGTTATCTCGGGCCGTGCTGTAATGGGCTTTTACTGTG GGTTGACATCTGGGCTAGTGCCTATGTACATTGGAGAGATTGCACCTAAGGCTTACAGAGGGGCTCTTGGGACATTACACCAGCTGGCTATAGTCATTGGCATCCTAATCAGCCAG GTAATAGGCTTGGACTTTATACTTGGTAATGCTGTTATGTGGCCCCTGATGCTTGGTCTGTCTGGAGCTCCAGCAGTGTTACAATCTTTACTGCTGCCCCTATGCCCTGAGAGTCCACGGTACCTCTACATTGTACAGGGCAAGGAGCAAGAAGCTCGAAAAA GTCTGCTTCGCCTGAAGGGAGAATATGATCCAACTCCTGATCTTGAAGagatgaggagagagaaagaggaggcagACAAGGAGCCAAGGGTCTCTATCATTTCTTTG ATCCGCTCGTCCATGTACAGACAGCAGCTGATTGTTGCCCTCATGATGCACCTCTCCCAACAGTTGTCTGGCATCAATGCG atattttattattccACGGCTATCTTCACTCGGGCAGGTGTTGGTCAGCCGGTCTATGCAACCATAGGAGTTGGGGTTATCAACACAATCTTCACTATGGTGTCT GTTGCACTTGTGGACAAGGCTGGCAGGCGCACTCTGACTCTGGTTGGTCTGGGAGGGATGTGCTGCTGTGCAGTTGCCATGACAGTGGGGCTAAAATTCCAG GGTGATTACCCATGGATGAGTTACTTCAGCATGACAGCTATTTTCCTCTTTGTGAGTTTCTTTGAAATTGGTCCTGGTCCGATTCCATGGTTCATAGTTGCTGAACTGTTCAGTCAGGGACCCCGACCTGCAGCTATCGCTCTGGCTGGCTGCTGCAACTGGACCAGCAACTTCATCATAGGCATGACCTTTCAATATATACAG gAGTGGTTAGGTCCTTATGTGTTCATCCTGTTTGCTGGGCTGCTGCTCGGCttcacagtgtttatttatctcCGGGTCCCTGAGACCAAGGGCCAAAGTTTTGAAGAGATTGCTGCTGTCTTCCAGAAGGGCCAGAAAAAGTTGGTACAGGGCCCCAGAGATGCTACTGAACTGCAGGAGCTCAAAACATCCACAGATGCTTGA